The following proteins come from a genomic window of Amaranthus tricolor cultivar Red isolate AtriRed21 chromosome 14, ASM2621246v1, whole genome shotgun sequence:
- the LOC130799163 gene encoding beta-amylase 2, chloroplastic-like isoform X2 — protein MATASFQTTTVLLSKLTLSLSPIRPSSISGKTRKFHLRASSGSSRYNTQRWVEFQTEGERLKSIFVNVAGSDDDECSLVDNLEDKEAIPKLSERDYAGTPYVPVYVMLPLGIIDMNCDLVDEHNLIEQLKVLKSINVDGVMVDCWWGIVEAIAPQHYNWSGYKKLFQIVHGLGLKLQVVMSFHECGGNIGDDVHIPLPRWITDLGQDNPDIYFTDQEGRRNTECLSWGIDKERVLRGRTAVEVYFDYMRSFRVEFDDFFVSGTICEIEVGLGPCGELRYPSYAAKHGWKYPGIGGFQCYDKYLLKSLQKAAEVRGHLSWARAPDNAGCYNSWPGKTGFFRDGGDYDSYYGRFFLKWYSKVLIDHGDRVLALANLAFEGCKIAAKLSGIHWWYKTASHAAELTSGFYNPCNRDGYVPIAAMLKKHGVALNFTCVELRTMDQEEVFPEALADPEGLVWQVLNAAWDVCIPVASENALPCFDREGYNKILENAKPQNDPDRKHLSAFTYLRLNPELMEGSNFMEFERFVKRMHGESVPDLNCLVGRSLPENQEPPFRLPSEAY, from the exons ATGGCAACGGCATCGTTTCAAACAACAACAGTGCTGTTGAGTAAACTAACCTTATCACTCAGCCCAATTCGTCCGAGTTCAATTTCTGGTAAAACTCGCAAATTTCATCTCAGAGCGAGTTCTGGGTCATCGAGATACAACACTCAGAGATGGGTTGAGTTTCAGACCGAAGGTGAGAGATTGAAAAGTATCTTTGTCAACGTTGCGggtagtgatgatgatgaatgtTCTTTGGTAGATAATTTGGAAGATAAAGAG GCAATCCCAAAGCTGTCGGAACGTGATTATGCTGGAACACCTTATGTTCCTGTTTACGTGATGTTGCCT TTGGGTATCATTGACATGAATTGTGATTTGGTGGATGAACACAATCTCATTGAGCAACTAAAAGTTTTAAAGTCAATTAATGTTGATGGTGTTATGGTTGATTGTTGGTGGGGCATAGTAGAGGCAATTGCACCGCAACATTACAATTGGAGTGGTTACAAGAAGCTATTTCAAATTGTGCATGGTCTTGGGCTTAAATTACAg GTGGTTATGTCTTTCCATGAATGTGGAGGTAATATTGGGGATGATGTGCACATTCCACTCCCACGTTGGATCACAGATTTAGGTCAAGATAATCCTGATATATATTTCACAGATCAAGAAGGTAGGCGCAATACAGAATGCCTCTCCTGGGGGATTGACAAAGAACGCGTACTAAGAGGTCGTACGGCGGTTGAG GTGTACTTTGACTATATGAGAAGCTTCCGTGTGGAATTCGATGACTTTTTTGTGAGTGGAACTATATGTGAGATAGAGGTTGGGCTTGGTCCATGTGGGGAGTTACGCTATCCATCCTATGCAGCAAAGCATGGTTGGAAGTATCCAGGCATTGGTGGATTTCAG TGTTATGACAAATATCTACTGAAGAGTCTGCAGAAGGCAGCTGAAGTAAGGGGGCATTTGTCTTGGGCTAGAGCTCCTGACAATGCTGGCTGTTATAATTCTTGGCCCGGCAAGACAGGGTTCTTCAGAGATGGTGGAGATTATGACAGTTATTATGGTAGATTCTTTCTCAAGTGGTATTCAAAGGTTCTCATTGATCATGGAGATCGTGTACTTGCCTTGGCAAACCTAGCTTTTGAAGGCTGTAAAATTGCTGCTAAG CTCTCAGGTATTCATTGGTGGTACAAGACAGCTAGTCATGCTGCCGAGCTGACTTCTGGGTTTTACAATCCTTGCAATCGTGATGGGTATGTTCCGATAGCTGCAATGCTAAAAAAACATGGGGTTGCTCTGAACTTTACCTGTGTGGAACTACGCACAATGGATCAAGAAGAGGTGTTCCCTGAGGCCCTAGCAGATCCAGAGGGATTGGTTTGGCAG GTCCTGAATGCTGCTTGGGATGTTTGTATACCAGTTGCTAGTGAGAATGCTCTTCCTTGCTTTGACAGAGAgggttataacaaaatattggAAAATGCCAAACCCCAGAATGATCCTGACAGAAAGCATTTATCTGCATTTACTTATCTCAGGCTCAATCCTGAATTAATGGAGGGATCCAACTTCATGGAATTCGAAAGATTTGTCAAGAGAATGCATG GAGAATCAGTCCCAGATCTTAACTGCCTTGTGGGAAGATCGTTACCTGAAAATCAGGAGCCGCCTTTCAGACTTCCATCTGAAGCCTACTAA
- the LOC130799163 gene encoding beta-amylase 2, chloroplastic-like isoform X1: MATASFQTTTVLLSKLTLSLSPIRPSSISGKTRKFHLRASSGSSRYNTQRWVEFQTEGERLKSIFVNVAGSDDDECSLVDNLEDKEAIPKLSERDYAGTPYVPVYVMLPLGIIDMNCDLVDEHNLIEQLKVLKSINVDGVMVDCWWGIVEAIAPQHYNWSGYKKLFQIVHGLGLKLQVVMSFHECGGNIGDDVHIPLPRWITDLGQDNPDIYFTDQEGRRNTECLSWGIDKERVLRGRTAVEVYFDYMRSFRVEFDDFFVSGTICEIEVGLGPCGELRYPSYAAKHGWKYPGIGGFQCYDKYLLKSLQKAAEVRGHLSWARAPDNAGCYNSWPGKTGFFRDGGDYDSYYGRFFLKWYSKVLIDHGDRVLALANLAFEGCKIAAKLSGIHWWYKTASHAAELTSGFYNPCNRDGYVPIAAMLKKHGVALNFTCVELRTMDQEEVFPEALADPEGLVWQVLNAAWDVCIPVASENALPCFDREGYNKILENAKPQNDPDRKHLSAFTYLRLNPELMEGSNFMEFERFVKRMHGIFCYVFMNIFSNRLLGSYIDLPVFFRHQLTITNLRIREHCRISRTHNYLQK, from the exons ATGGCAACGGCATCGTTTCAAACAACAACAGTGCTGTTGAGTAAACTAACCTTATCACTCAGCCCAATTCGTCCGAGTTCAATTTCTGGTAAAACTCGCAAATTTCATCTCAGAGCGAGTTCTGGGTCATCGAGATACAACACTCAGAGATGGGTTGAGTTTCAGACCGAAGGTGAGAGATTGAAAAGTATCTTTGTCAACGTTGCGggtagtgatgatgatgaatgtTCTTTGGTAGATAATTTGGAAGATAAAGAG GCAATCCCAAAGCTGTCGGAACGTGATTATGCTGGAACACCTTATGTTCCTGTTTACGTGATGTTGCCT TTGGGTATCATTGACATGAATTGTGATTTGGTGGATGAACACAATCTCATTGAGCAACTAAAAGTTTTAAAGTCAATTAATGTTGATGGTGTTATGGTTGATTGTTGGTGGGGCATAGTAGAGGCAATTGCACCGCAACATTACAATTGGAGTGGTTACAAGAAGCTATTTCAAATTGTGCATGGTCTTGGGCTTAAATTACAg GTGGTTATGTCTTTCCATGAATGTGGAGGTAATATTGGGGATGATGTGCACATTCCACTCCCACGTTGGATCACAGATTTAGGTCAAGATAATCCTGATATATATTTCACAGATCAAGAAGGTAGGCGCAATACAGAATGCCTCTCCTGGGGGATTGACAAAGAACGCGTACTAAGAGGTCGTACGGCGGTTGAG GTGTACTTTGACTATATGAGAAGCTTCCGTGTGGAATTCGATGACTTTTTTGTGAGTGGAACTATATGTGAGATAGAGGTTGGGCTTGGTCCATGTGGGGAGTTACGCTATCCATCCTATGCAGCAAAGCATGGTTGGAAGTATCCAGGCATTGGTGGATTTCAG TGTTATGACAAATATCTACTGAAGAGTCTGCAGAAGGCAGCTGAAGTAAGGGGGCATTTGTCTTGGGCTAGAGCTCCTGACAATGCTGGCTGTTATAATTCTTGGCCCGGCAAGACAGGGTTCTTCAGAGATGGTGGAGATTATGACAGTTATTATGGTAGATTCTTTCTCAAGTGGTATTCAAAGGTTCTCATTGATCATGGAGATCGTGTACTTGCCTTGGCAAACCTAGCTTTTGAAGGCTGTAAAATTGCTGCTAAG CTCTCAGGTATTCATTGGTGGTACAAGACAGCTAGTCATGCTGCCGAGCTGACTTCTGGGTTTTACAATCCTTGCAATCGTGATGGGTATGTTCCGATAGCTGCAATGCTAAAAAAACATGGGGTTGCTCTGAACTTTACCTGTGTGGAACTACGCACAATGGATCAAGAAGAGGTGTTCCCTGAGGCCCTAGCAGATCCAGAGGGATTGGTTTGGCAG GTCCTGAATGCTGCTTGGGATGTTTGTATACCAGTTGCTAGTGAGAATGCTCTTCCTTGCTTTGACAGAGAgggttataacaaaatattggAAAATGCCAAACCCCAGAATGATCCTGACAGAAAGCATTTATCTGCATTTACTTATCTCAGGCTCAATCCTGAATTAATGGAGGGATCCAACTTCATGGAATTCGAAAGATTTGTCAAGAGAATGCATGGTATCTTTTGTTATGTATTCATGAACATTTTTAGTAACAGATTGTTGGGTAGCTATATAGATCTCCCTGTTTTTTTCAGGCATCAGCTCACAATCACTAATTTACGCATAAGAGAACACTGCAGAATAAGTAGAACGCATAATTATCTGCAAAAATAA
- the LOC130799163 gene encoding beta-amylase 2, chloroplastic-like isoform X3 — protein sequence MATASFQTTTVLLSKLTLSLSPIRPSSISGKTRKFHLRASSGSSRYNTQRWVEFQTEGERLKSIFVNVAGSDDDECSLVDNLEDKEAIPKLSERDYAGTPYVPVYVMLPLGIIDMNCDLVDEHNLIEQLKVLKSINVDGVMVDCWWGIVEAIAPQHYNWSGYKKLFQIVHGLGLKLQVVMSFHECGGNIGDDVHIPLPRWITDLGQDNPDIYFTDQEGRRNTECLSWGIDKERVLRGRTAVEVYFDYMRSFRVEFDDFFVSGTICEIEVGLGPCGELRYPSYAAKHGWKYPGIGGFQCYDKYLLKSLQKAAEVRGHLSWARAPDNAGCYNSWPGKTGFFRDGGDYDSYYGRFFLKWYSKVLIDHGDRVLALANLAFEGCKIAAKLSGIHWWYKTASHAAELTSGFYNPCNRDGYVPIAAMLKKHGVALNFTCVELRTMDQEEVFPEALADPEGLVWQVLNAAWDVCIPVASENALPCFDREGYNKILENAKPQNDPDRKHLSAFTYLRLNPELMEGSNFMEFERFVKRMHGISSQSLIYA from the exons ATGGCAACGGCATCGTTTCAAACAACAACAGTGCTGTTGAGTAAACTAACCTTATCACTCAGCCCAATTCGTCCGAGTTCAATTTCTGGTAAAACTCGCAAATTTCATCTCAGAGCGAGTTCTGGGTCATCGAGATACAACACTCAGAGATGGGTTGAGTTTCAGACCGAAGGTGAGAGATTGAAAAGTATCTTTGTCAACGTTGCGggtagtgatgatgatgaatgtTCTTTGGTAGATAATTTGGAAGATAAAGAG GCAATCCCAAAGCTGTCGGAACGTGATTATGCTGGAACACCTTATGTTCCTGTTTACGTGATGTTGCCT TTGGGTATCATTGACATGAATTGTGATTTGGTGGATGAACACAATCTCATTGAGCAACTAAAAGTTTTAAAGTCAATTAATGTTGATGGTGTTATGGTTGATTGTTGGTGGGGCATAGTAGAGGCAATTGCACCGCAACATTACAATTGGAGTGGTTACAAGAAGCTATTTCAAATTGTGCATGGTCTTGGGCTTAAATTACAg GTGGTTATGTCTTTCCATGAATGTGGAGGTAATATTGGGGATGATGTGCACATTCCACTCCCACGTTGGATCACAGATTTAGGTCAAGATAATCCTGATATATATTTCACAGATCAAGAAGGTAGGCGCAATACAGAATGCCTCTCCTGGGGGATTGACAAAGAACGCGTACTAAGAGGTCGTACGGCGGTTGAG GTGTACTTTGACTATATGAGAAGCTTCCGTGTGGAATTCGATGACTTTTTTGTGAGTGGAACTATATGTGAGATAGAGGTTGGGCTTGGTCCATGTGGGGAGTTACGCTATCCATCCTATGCAGCAAAGCATGGTTGGAAGTATCCAGGCATTGGTGGATTTCAG TGTTATGACAAATATCTACTGAAGAGTCTGCAGAAGGCAGCTGAAGTAAGGGGGCATTTGTCTTGGGCTAGAGCTCCTGACAATGCTGGCTGTTATAATTCTTGGCCCGGCAAGACAGGGTTCTTCAGAGATGGTGGAGATTATGACAGTTATTATGGTAGATTCTTTCTCAAGTGGTATTCAAAGGTTCTCATTGATCATGGAGATCGTGTACTTGCCTTGGCAAACCTAGCTTTTGAAGGCTGTAAAATTGCTGCTAAG CTCTCAGGTATTCATTGGTGGTACAAGACAGCTAGTCATGCTGCCGAGCTGACTTCTGGGTTTTACAATCCTTGCAATCGTGATGGGTATGTTCCGATAGCTGCAATGCTAAAAAAACATGGGGTTGCTCTGAACTTTACCTGTGTGGAACTACGCACAATGGATCAAGAAGAGGTGTTCCCTGAGGCCCTAGCAGATCCAGAGGGATTGGTTTGGCAG GTCCTGAATGCTGCTTGGGATGTTTGTATACCAGTTGCTAGTGAGAATGCTCTTCCTTGCTTTGACAGAGAgggttataacaaaatattggAAAATGCCAAACCCCAGAATGATCCTGACAGAAAGCATTTATCTGCATTTACTTATCTCAGGCTCAATCCTGAATTAATGGAGGGATCCAACTTCATGGAATTCGAAAGATTTGTCAAGAGAATGCATG GCATCAGCTCACAATCACTAATTTACGCATAA